A window of Rhizobium acidisoli contains these coding sequences:
- a CDS encoding histone deacetylase family protein, with translation MRVIYSEDHKLRDAKTELHAGQLVTPFEAPFRAEWILAAVKEAGFADVVAPDAHGLETAKKVHDPAYLDFLATVWDRWVAAGFTGEAIANSFPVRRTSQRVPDNIVGAIGHYANAADTSITKGSYEAAIASMRCALTGADWLGEGNRFAFALCRPPGHHAGIDLFGGYCFINNSGVAAQRLLDRGAKKVAVLDVDFHHGNGTQDLFYHRGDVFTASLHGDPMQAFPYFLGHADEEGEGAGTGANRNYPMPPGTPWDVWSAALADALVRIKAFGAEAIVVALGVDTFERDPISFFSLTSDDFIRMGAMIASAGLPVLACMEGGYGVPEIGLNVANVLKGLEA, from the coding sequence ATGCGCGTCATTTATTCCGAAGACCACAAGCTGCGCGATGCCAAGACTGAGCTCCATGCCGGCCAGCTGGTGACGCCATTCGAGGCGCCGTTCCGGGCCGAATGGATCCTGGCGGCGGTCAAGGAGGCGGGTTTTGCAGATGTCGTGGCGCCCGATGCGCACGGGCTGGAAACGGCCAAAAAGGTGCATGATCCCGCCTATCTCGATTTTCTCGCCACGGTCTGGGACCGCTGGGTGGCGGCCGGTTTCACCGGCGAGGCGATCGCCAATTCCTTTCCGGTCCGCCGCACCAGCCAGCGCGTGCCCGATAATATCGTCGGCGCGATCGGCCATTATGCCAATGCCGCCGACACCTCGATCACCAAGGGTTCCTACGAGGCGGCGATCGCCTCGATGCGCTGCGCGCTGACGGGCGCCGACTGGCTGGGTGAGGGCAATCGTTTCGCCTTTGCGCTCTGCCGCCCGCCTGGCCATCATGCCGGCATCGATCTTTTCGGCGGTTATTGCTTCATCAACAATTCGGGTGTGGCGGCGCAGCGGCTGCTCGATCGCGGCGCGAAAAAGGTCGCCGTGCTTGATGTCGATTTCCACCATGGCAACGGCACGCAGGATCTCTTCTATCACAGAGGCGATGTCTTCACCGCCTCGCTGCACGGCGATCCCATGCAGGCCTTTCCCTATTTCCTCGGCCATGCCGACGAGGAGGGCGAGGGGGCGGGCACCGGCGCCAACCGCAATTATCCGATGCCGCCGGGCACGCCCTGGGACGTCTGGTCTGCGGCCCTTGCCGATGCACTTGTCCGCATCAAGGCCTTTGGCGCCGAGGCGATCGTTGTCGCACTCGGCGTCGATACTTTCGAGCGCGACCCGATCTCCTTCTTCAGCCTGACCTCCGACGATTTCATCCGCATGGGTGCGATGATCGCTTCTGCCGGCCTGCCGGTGCTTGCCTGCATGGAGGGCGGCTACGGCGTGCCGGAAAT